One genomic window of Fibrobacter sp. UWT2 includes the following:
- a CDS encoding glycoside hydrolase family 2 TIM barrel-domain containing protein, translated as MKNFLVSFAVTCAALCATLASTTNAQPNDEWNGKPRVFAVNALTPHVTSMPYSTVEEAVKGDRHASEWYQTLSGKWKFFHVEKPAQRNNDFYKDNYDVSGWNEIPVPSSWQLFGYDHPIYTNVVYPWAQTHNVSAPAAPTNFNPVGHYRRNFTIPEKWSGKRIRLHFEGVESAYYVWVNGNYVGYAEDTFTDHEFDINKYLRKGENNVSVQVFRWCDGSWLEDQDFIRLAGIFRDVYLYAVPEVHIQDFQIDATLTNNYTDGLLKTTAWIYNSTGSASSEFTVELSLYNDKGTEVISPSAQKVSGIGSKGEKSVHFELPITKPDRWSAETPNLYTAVLAIKDASGKVIQVESNKIGFRKIEIKKDNGAPRLYVNGMPVKFHGVDRHELDPDNGRAVTYDRMEKDVILMKRFNINALRMSHYPNNPYMYDLCDKYGIYVIDEANVESHGANGSLPKNSDDWRAPAVDRMNSMVQRDKNHPCIILWSLGNEAGNGNVFASERERAHQIDSTRFVHYEGDWNNADVNSWMYYGPDAVRNYKDANKPIMLCEYEHAMGNSVGDLQEYMDAFYGNPRSFGGFIWDFIDQGLRHKGTPYFEFGGMWGDWQNDDNFCANGLVFPDRALQPEIWEVKYQYAQVRVKNVDAAKGKIQIESRYLYKNLGDFLDGYWSIKENGKVIKEGKLSGSQMNVGPNEKKEITIDMPKIETTVGAEYFLDLDFRLKNDELWAKAGYSIAHEQFGIDLGQLWSTEIDISTLPTYKVNKANGLEIEGKDFKIRFDEKNGTLASYVLGNDTIIKNGGIPNFWRAPIDNDKGFNMEKGHGEWRKASLKRNVTSEVKEVSQQETQVTFNFTFPDVGSTKMKMTYYVYGSGDIVVSYTLNPDGSKSYLPNVGTIFTVPGGYEKVRWFGRGPDENYIGRNRGSFMGLYSTLADSMTIKYMEIGETGQRTDVKWATLTNNDGKGLMIVGNPRMEFSAQHYTPEQLSNVKLPWELKRDKDITLRVDLHQMGVGGINSWGAQPLDAYLLKANREYSHTFRLAPIRQKLNDPTEYSLLGFRNFGWNKEIAPAKYGETEIKKIYENQPDKDITEEANEETEGRTPILPGSVKMANNAVRDYSVFDMQGRLVAKFTTVGIEDLQAKTTAAVKRSGTYLVKTKTGTAYRINVK; from the coding sequence CGAAATTCCGGTGCCGTCATCTTGGCAGCTGTTTGGTTACGACCACCCGATTTACACCAACGTGGTTTACCCGTGGGCGCAGACCCATAACGTGTCTGCACCTGCAGCCCCTACCAACTTTAACCCGGTGGGCCATTACCGCCGTAACTTCACCATTCCCGAAAAGTGGAGCGGCAAACGCATTCGCCTGCACTTTGAAGGTGTGGAATCTGCCTACTACGTTTGGGTGAACGGCAACTACGTAGGCTACGCCGAAGACACCTTTACGGACCATGAATTCGATATCAACAAGTACTTGCGCAAAGGCGAAAACAACGTCTCTGTTCAGGTGTTCCGCTGGTGCGATGGTTCTTGGCTCGAAGACCAGGACTTCATTCGTCTCGCCGGTATTTTCCGCGATGTGTACCTGTATGCAGTCCCTGAAGTGCATATTCAGGATTTCCAGATCGATGCGACGCTCACGAACAACTATACCGATGGCTTGCTGAAGACGACAGCCTGGATTTACAATTCTACGGGCTCGGCTTCCAGCGAATTCACTGTGGAACTTTCCCTGTACAACGACAAAGGTACCGAAGTGATTTCCCCGTCGGCACAGAAGGTTTCTGGCATTGGTTCGAAGGGTGAAAAGAGCGTGCACTTTGAACTCCCGATTACAAAGCCGGACCGCTGGTCTGCCGAAACGCCGAACCTTTATACGGCGGTGCTTGCCATTAAAGATGCTAGCGGCAAGGTGATTCAGGTCGAAAGCAACAAGATCGGTTTCCGCAAGATTGAAATCAAGAAGGACAACGGTGCTCCGCGCCTGTACGTGAACGGCATGCCGGTGAAATTCCATGGTGTTGACCGCCATGAACTCGACCCGGATAACGGCCGCGCGGTTACATACGATCGCATGGAAAAAGACGTGATTCTCATGAAGCGCTTTAACATTAACGCGCTGCGTATGTCGCACTATCCGAATAACCCCTACATGTACGATCTTTGCGACAAGTACGGTATTTATGTGATTGACGAAGCAAACGTCGAAAGCCATGGTGCAAACGGCAGCTTGCCCAAGAATAGCGACGACTGGCGTGCCCCCGCTGTGGACCGTATGAATTCCATGGTGCAGCGAGACAAGAACCACCCCTGCATTATTCTGTGGTCTTTGGGTAACGAAGCCGGTAACGGTAACGTATTTGCCTCTGAACGTGAACGTGCCCACCAGATTGACTCCACCCGCTTTGTGCATTACGAAGGCGACTGGAATAACGCCGATGTGAACAGCTGGATGTACTATGGCCCCGACGCCGTGCGTAACTATAAAGACGCCAACAAGCCGATTATGCTTTGCGAATACGAACACGCCATGGGTAACTCTGTGGGCGACTTGCAGGAATACATGGATGCCTTCTACGGCAACCCGCGCAGCTTCGGTGGCTTTATTTGGGACTTCATTGACCAGGGCCTGCGCCATAAGGGTACGCCGTACTTTGAATTCGGCGGCATGTGGGGCGACTGGCAGAACGATGACAACTTCTGCGCCAACGGCCTCGTGTTCCCCGATCGCGCCTTGCAGCCCGAAATTTGGGAAGTCAAGTATCAGTACGCTCAGGTCCGCGTCAAGAACGTTGACGCCGCCAAGGGCAAGATTCAGATTGAAAGCCGCTACCTCTATAAGAACCTGGGAGATTTCCTCGATGGCTACTGGTCTATCAAGGAAAACGGCAAGGTCATCAAGGAGGGCAAACTGAGCGGTTCGCAGATGAACGTTGGCCCGAACGAAAAGAAAGAAATCACGATTGACATGCCGAAAATCGAAACCACAGTTGGTGCCGAGTACTTCTTGGATCTCGATTTCCGCCTCAAGAACGATGAACTCTGGGCTAAGGCCGGCTATAGCATTGCCCACGAACAGTTCGGCATTGATTTGGGCCAGCTCTGGTCTACTGAAATCGATATCAGCACCTTGCCGACTTACAAGGTGAACAAGGCGAACGGCCTCGAAATCGAGGGCAAAGATTTCAAGATTCGCTTCGACGAAAAGAACGGTACGCTTGCAAGCTATGTTCTCGGTAACGATACCATTATCAAGAACGGCGGTATTCCGAACTTCTGGCGCGCTCCGATTGACAACGACAAGGGCTTCAATATGGAAAAGGGTCATGGCGAATGGCGTAAGGCAAGCCTGAAGCGCAACGTGACCTCCGAAGTCAAGGAAGTTTCTCAGCAAGAAACCCAGGTGACCTTCAACTTCACGTTCCCCGACGTGGGCAGCACCAAGATGAAGATGACTTACTACGTGTACGGTAGCGGCGATATCGTGGTGAGCTACACGCTCAATCCCGATGGCTCCAAGAGCTACTTGCCGAACGTGGGTACAATCTTTACCGTGCCGGGCGGCTACGAAAAGGTCCGCTGGTTTGGTCGCGGCCCCGACGAAAACTACATTGGCCGTAACCGCGGAAGCTTCATGGGTCTCTATTCTACGCTCGCCGATTCTATGACAATCAAGTACATGGAAATCGGCGAAACCGGCCAGCGCACCGACGTCAAGTGGGCAACGCTCACCAACAACGACGGCAAGGGCCTGATGATTGTGGGTAACCCGCGCATGGAATTCAGCGCCCAGCATTACACTCCGGAACAGCTTTCCAACGTAAAGCTCCCGTGGGAACTCAAGCGTGACAAGGACATTACGCTCCGCGTAGACTTGCACCAGATGGGCGTTGGCGGTATCAATTCCTGGGGTGCCCAGCCGCTCGATGCGTACCTGCTCAAGGCTAACCGCGAATATTCTCACACCTTCCGCCTGGCTCCGATTCGCCAAAAGCTGAACGACCCGACCGAATACTCCTTGCTTGGCTTCAGGAACTTTGGCTGGAACAAGGAAATCGCCCCGGCTAAGTACGGCGAAACAGAAATCAAGAAGATTTACGAAAACCAGCCGGACAAGGATATTACCGAAGAAGCCAATGAGGAAACCGAAGGTCGGACCCCGATTCTGCCGGGTAGCGTAAAAATGGCAAATAATGCAGTCCGCGACTACAGTGTGTTTGACATGCAGGGCCGACTTGTTGCTAAATTTACGACAGTTGGTATCGAAGATTTGCAGGCCAAGACAACGGCCGCGGTCAAGCGCTCAGGTACTTACTTGGTGAAAACTAAGACGGGTACGGCTTATCGCATCAACGTAAAGTAA
- a CDS encoding PHB depolymerase family esterase — protein MRNPKFASIASLALFGLFSSQAFAWSIDGVVKSKVSGRLLSGVKVNTFNFGGFETVSAEDGTFHLSSDGNTGIVANAYTANIALHMEGNTLTVYNADARSLTVSVINPLGKVLKRSNIENIQGIVSLDLGKLAKGAKIIRVNADNRNSTFMVTDKGAVKALKKEGDLLPMLQFALDGYANFVYQMQSETETGVTIEMVRPSADASSSSEAIEPPKSSSSQQVEPPKSSSSAGNDGPIVVDCSGKTAKVGDKQNMSVTVDGKQRTFIMHIPSAYKGDKPVPLVIDYHPIGGSGNGEFGSSPYKAKTDPEGVITLYPDGTSKPGGMGNGWNVGPCCSNDDDVKFSYAMIDKLKEIACIDPQRIYATGFSMGGGMSNHVACMMSDVFAAVAPAAMDLNKTNSAQCKMSRPISVINFRGTNDPVCRYQGGDSGFNDGLNFLGAEGTFKFWAEKNGCTGAPTKNANGCDEYSNCQDGTKVVLCTKQGGGHDYGDASIGWPFLKQFTLPASFVK, from the coding sequence ATGCGTAACCCCAAATTCGCAAGTATCGCTAGCCTGGCACTGTTCGGCTTGTTCAGCAGCCAGGCATTCGCCTGGAGCATTGACGGCGTGGTCAAATCCAAAGTTTCTGGCCGTTTGCTATCTGGTGTAAAGGTCAACACTTTTAACTTCGGCGGATTTGAAACCGTGAGCGCCGAAGACGGCACGTTCCACCTCAGCAGCGATGGCAACACCGGCATTGTCGCCAACGCCTACACCGCAAATATCGCCCTCCACATGGAAGGCAACACGCTCACCGTTTACAATGCGGACGCACGTTCCCTCACCGTGTCCGTAATCAACCCCTTGGGCAAAGTCCTCAAGAGAAGCAACATTGAAAACATCCAGGGAATCGTCTCCCTTGACTTGGGCAAGCTTGCAAAAGGCGCAAAGATTATCCGCGTCAACGCAGACAACCGCAACAGCACCTTTATGGTGACCGACAAGGGCGCCGTCAAGGCTCTCAAGAAAGAAGGCGACTTGTTGCCGATGCTCCAATTCGCGCTTGACGGCTACGCCAATTTTGTCTACCAGATGCAGAGCGAAACCGAGACCGGCGTGACCATCGAAATGGTAAGGCCCTCTGCCGACGCTTCTTCCAGCTCTGAAGCTATTGAACCGCCGAAATCTTCTAGCTCTCAACAGGTCGAACCGCCGAAATCTTCCAGCAGTGCCGGCAACGACGGACCTATCGTAGTTGATTGCTCCGGCAAGACTGCAAAGGTCGGAGATAAGCAAAACATGTCCGTGACCGTCGATGGCAAGCAGCGCACCTTTATTATGCACATTCCGAGTGCCTACAAGGGCGACAAGCCCGTACCGCTCGTTATTGACTACCACCCGATTGGCGGTTCCGGCAATGGCGAATTCGGAAGTTCTCCGTACAAGGCCAAGACTGACCCCGAAGGCGTAATCACGCTTTACCCGGACGGCACCAGCAAACCGGGTGGAATGGGTAACGGCTGGAACGTCGGCCCCTGCTGCTCCAACGACGACGACGTCAAGTTCTCTTACGCAATGATCGACAAACTCAAAGAAATCGCCTGTATCGACCCGCAGCGCATCTACGCAACCGGTTTCTCGATGGGTGGCGGCATGAGCAACCACGTGGCCTGTATGATGTCCGATGTCTTTGCAGCAGTCGCTCCGGCAGCTATGGACTTGAACAAGACCAACAGTGCACAGTGCAAGATGTCTCGTCCGATCTCTGTCATCAACTTCCGCGGCACAAACGACCCGGTCTGCCGTTACCAAGGTGGCGACAGTGGTTTCAATGACGGTTTGAACTTCCTCGGCGCCGAAGGCACCTTCAAGTTCTGGGCTGAAAAGAACGGCTGTACCGGGGCTCCGACCAAGAACGCCAATGGTTGCGACGAATACTCCAACTGCCAGGACGGCACGAAGGTTGTTCTCTGCACCAAGCAGGGCGGTGGCCACGACTACGGTGACGCAAGCATCGGCTGGCCGTTCCTGAAGCAGTTCACGCTCCCGGCAAGCTTCGTGAAGTAA
- a CDS encoding endo-1,4-beta-xylanase, which produces MKKTILSTIALAASFATMAQAAPLAEGGAKFLGNITTRGQVRSDFGTYWNQITAENECKWASIEGTRGRYNWSGCDACYNWAKKNNGHFKFHALVWGSQYPNWLNGLSTDETKKAITAWFDAVAEHYPDLEMIDVVNEAIKSGGKYHSNYGSQGNNNIIAALGGDNGNYEFVAEAFRMARKRWPNAILIYNDYNTVQWQKNEGIDLIQKLKKAGAPVDAYGLQAHDMQVSGGQAGGQGGGGSCLNINTLKSTIEEIWNKTQIPLFISEYDIASNDDNDQKNCYSQQISYFMENEHIAGITIWGYIYGATWTSGGNSGIIRDGKDRPAMTWLKDYLSKNKGANTTGLATGEVTPVEPEPQTPFKGEPLAVPGKIEVEDFDIPGKGKNEDGTSNASYADDGENHGDSDYRDGTGADLYKKATGIALGYNNTGDWYEYTINVAEAGDYTAVASVATEGEGAFTLSIDGKVVAEFEVTGTSYDSFSDVSKKVTLTAGKHILRLDVTKEYFDIDYINFVKGDAGDPMIVQQNVKLDNNARQDYHVFDQNGVHMGVLTAYGFDAAKEILQSSSAVKSSGIYYLRSRTTGQMQSVRVTR; this is translated from the coding sequence ATGAAGAAGACAATTCTCTCTACGATTGCCTTGGCTGCATCGTTTGCAACCATGGCTCAGGCGGCTCCGCTTGCAGAAGGTGGCGCCAAATTCCTGGGTAACATTACTACCCGCGGCCAAGTTCGAAGCGATTTTGGTACCTACTGGAACCAGATTACCGCCGAAAACGAATGTAAGTGGGCCTCTATCGAAGGAACCCGCGGCCGTTACAATTGGTCCGGTTGCGATGCCTGTTACAACTGGGCAAAAAAGAATAACGGACATTTCAAGTTCCACGCCTTGGTTTGGGGCTCTCAGTACCCGAACTGGCTCAATGGCCTTAGCACCGACGAAACCAAGAAGGCGATTACCGCTTGGTTTGATGCGGTGGCCGAACATTACCCCGACCTCGAAATGATCGACGTGGTGAACGAAGCTATCAAGTCTGGTGGCAAGTACCACTCCAACTATGGCTCTCAGGGCAACAATAACATCATCGCTGCTCTCGGTGGTGACAACGGCAACTATGAATTTGTCGCCGAAGCGTTCAGAATGGCTCGCAAACGTTGGCCGAACGCAATCCTTATCTATAACGACTATAACACCGTCCAATGGCAGAAGAATGAAGGTATCGACCTCATTCAGAAATTGAAAAAGGCCGGTGCTCCGGTGGATGCCTATGGCTTGCAGGCTCACGACATGCAGGTTTCTGGCGGTCAGGCCGGTGGCCAGGGTGGTGGCGGTTCCTGCTTGAACATCAATACGCTCAAGAGCACTATTGAAGAAATTTGGAACAAGACTCAGATTCCGCTGTTCATCTCTGAATACGATATCGCTAGTAACGACGATAACGACCAGAAGAACTGCTACTCTCAGCAGATCTCCTACTTCATGGAAAATGAACACATCGCCGGTATTACCATTTGGGGTTATATCTACGGTGCAACTTGGACCTCCGGCGGTAACTCCGGTATCATCAGGGATGGTAAGGACCGTCCGGCCATGACTTGGCTGAAGGATTACCTCTCCAAGAACAAGGGTGCAAATACCACTGGTCTTGCCACTGGCGAAGTGACCCCGGTTGAACCTGAACCGCAGACTCCGTTCAAGGGTGAACCTCTCGCCGTTCCGGGCAAGATTGAAGTCGAAGACTTCGACATTCCGGGTAAGGGCAAGAACGAAGACGGTACGAGCAACGCTTCTTACGCTGACGATGGTGAAAATCATGGCGACAGCGACTACCGCGATGGTACCGGTGCCGACCTTTACAAGAAGGCTACTGGCATCGCTCTCGGTTACAACAACACTGGCGACTGGTATGAATACACGATCAACGTTGCCGAAGCTGGCGACTACACCGCAGTGGCTTCTGTCGCTACCGAAGGCGAAGGCGCATTCACGCTCTCTATCGACGGCAAGGTTGTTGCTGAATTCGAAGTCACTGGTACTAGCTATGACAGCTTCTCTGACGTAAGCAAGAAGGTGACTCTCACTGCTGGCAAACATATCCTCCGCTTGGATGTGACTAAGGAATACTTCGACATCGACTACATCAACTTCGTGAAGGGTGATGCTGGCGATCCGATGATCGTGCAGCAGAATGTCAAGCTTGACAACAATGCTCGTCAGGACTACCACGTGTTCGACCAGAACGGTGTCCATATGGGTGTGCTCACGGCCTACGGTTTCGATGCCGCCAAGGAAATCCTCCAGTCCTCTAGCGCTGTGAAGAGCTCCGGCATCTACTACCTGCGCAGCCGCACCACTGGCCAGATGCAGTCTGTAAGAGTGACGAGATAA
- a CDS encoding biotin--[acetyl-CoA-carboxylase] ligase, whose translation MFSPERNFVDWQLCGFGNSPAFIFESLESTHSLMKQRAAAGEIAGGALIVADRQTAGRGRHERTWASPAGQNLYFNILISLDGIPLASAPQITQVAALTFAEVFKSLQDESNAQGLGNKSLGKVTVKWPNDILCGKHKFCGILAEVVYVKKLMPKQVRHDVSGQVRHDVSVPAVSMGVGINVNSSPLDYAHLGRAVTTLKDICGRSINREKLLQMLIGNLERAVGQFRAFGIRPWVAAWKRMDQFIGARGTIIVNNRCTDANRDSGEGATKKTGSILDMQDDGSLLFKCDDGSVETVYSADLEI comes from the coding sequence ATGTTTTCTCCCGAACGAAATTTTGTCGATTGGCAACTTTGCGGTTTCGGCAATTCGCCCGCATTTATCTTTGAATCTCTCGAAAGTACGCACAGCTTGATGAAGCAGCGAGCTGCCGCAGGCGAAATCGCAGGCGGCGCCCTTATTGTCGCCGACAGGCAAACAGCGGGCCGCGGGCGCCATGAGCGCACCTGGGCGTCTCCGGCCGGGCAGAACCTTTACTTCAACATTTTAATTTCCCTAGACGGCATTCCGCTCGCATCGGCACCGCAGATTACGCAGGTGGCCGCACTCACCTTTGCCGAAGTATTCAAGAGTCTGCAAGACGAATCGAACGCGCAGGGACTCGGCAACAAGAGTCTCGGGAAAGTTACTGTCAAGTGGCCGAATGACATTCTTTGCGGCAAGCACAAGTTCTGCGGAATTTTGGCTGAGGTTGTTTACGTGAAAAAACTGATGCCGAAACAAGTTCGGCATGACGTGAGTGGCCAAGTTCGGCATGACGTGAGTGTGCCGGCGGTGAGTATGGGTGTGGGGATTAACGTGAATAGCAGTCCGCTGGATTACGCGCACCTGGGCCGCGCCGTCACGACGCTGAAAGACATCTGCGGTCGAAGCATCAACCGCGAAAAGCTTCTGCAAATGCTCATCGGCAACCTTGAACGGGCAGTCGGACAATTCCGCGCCTTCGGCATTCGCCCGTGGGTCGCCGCGTGGAAGCGCATGGACCAATTCATAGGCGCTCGCGGAACAATCATCGTGAACAACCGCTGCACCGACGCAAACCGCGACAGCGGCGAAGGCGCCACCAAAAAGACCGGCAGCATCCTCGACATGCAAGACGACGGCAGCCTGCTCTTCAAATGCGACGACGGCTCCGTCGAAACAGTCTATTCCGCCGATTTGGAAATCTAA